The following proteins are encoded in a genomic region of Brassica napus cultivar Da-Ae unplaced genomic scaffold, Da-Ae ScsIHWf_2804;HRSCAF=3580, whole genome shotgun sequence:
- the LOC106436511 gene encoding phytyl ester synthase 2, chloroplastic-like: MAATGLHVLSAVGLRIGEKHKLSVGVVALPRVSSSVRAFSSEQRSAKSFRDYLEAAREFIRPEENSPSRWFSPLESKARCDRAPLLLFLPGIDGNGLGLMRQHHKLGQMFDIWCLHIPPSNRTAFPDLVRMVETTVKSESQRSPGKPIYLVGESLGACIALAVAACNPHFDLLLILSNPATSFGNSSLQHLPPLLKLLPHQLDLAFPSVLSLIPGGPLKRMIAHWVRGLPENETAANIYQDLVTASTFTSILADTFGRETLLWKLKLLDSASLFANAHLHLVQAQTLILSSGNDHILPSTCEGKRLRKKLPKCEVRSFKDNGHCLFLEDGIDLVSIIKATSFYRRGRHQDYISDFIPPTFSEFNKCYGVNRLLEVIMGPVFLSTTVDGKVVRGLGGIPSEGPVLLVGNHMLLASDKISLPGQFVHERNINLRPLVHPMMFRRMRDGLLPDVSGYDTLRMMGSVPISATHLHNLLSAKSHILLFPGGIREALHRKGEDYKLMWPEKPEFVRAAAKFGAKIVPFCGVGEDDFLKVIVDYNDQIKVPIVREVLKRVTAEGPEVRGSVEGEEGNQDFHMPGVIPKCPGRYYYYFGKEIETGEEELRDREKAKEVYAEVKKEIERCIEFVKQRREEDPYRPLLPRLHYHLKHGLLTPVPTFPF; the protein is encoded by the exons ATGGCGGCCACTGGATTACATGTGCTATCTGCCGTCGGCTTACGCATCGGAGAGAAGCACAAGCTTTCTGTAGGAGTAGTAGCCCTACCCCGAGTCTCCAGTTCTGTCAGGGCTTTTAGCTCGGAGCAGCGATCGGCTAAGAGCTTCAGGGACTACCTAGAGGCGGCTAGGGAATTCATCAGACCCGAAGAAAACAGCCCCTCTCGCTGGTTCTCTCCCCTCGAAAGCAAGGCTCGATGTGACCGCGCCCCGCTCCTTCTCTTCCTACCTG GTATCGACGGAAATGGACTCGGCCTAATGAGACAGCACCATAAACTTGGACA GATGTTTGATATCTGGTGCCTTCACATTCCACCCAGTAATCGTACTGCATTCCCAG ATCTTGTCCGCATGGTCGAAACAACTGTCAAATCTGAAAGTCAGCGGTCACCTGGTAAACCCATTTATCTTGTTGGAGAATCTCTCGGTGCCTGCATTGCACTTGCCGTTGCTGCCTGCAATCCTCATTTTGATCTTCTCTTGATTCTTTCTAATCCAG CTACATCATTTGGAAACTCTTCGCTGCAACATCTTCCTCCCCTGCTCAAACTCTTGCCTCACCAACTTGATCTTGCTTTTCCTTCTGTCTTAAGCTTGATTCCAG GTGGCCCTTTAAAAAGAATGATTGCTCACTGGGTCAGGGGACTTCCGGAGAACGAAACAGCTGCAAACATTTATCAAGATTTGGTGACAGCATCGACATTCACATCT ATCCTGGCTGATACATTTGGGAGAGAAACACTTTTGTGGAAGCTCAAGTTGCTTGATTCCGCTTCTCTTTTTGCCAATGCCCATCTTCATCTAGTACAAGCTCAGACTCTAATTCTATCCAG CGGAAATGACCATATATTACCCAGTACATGTGAAGGCAAACGACTTCGCAAAAAACTGCCTAAATGTGAAGTCCGTTCCTTCAAAGACAACGGTCATTGCCTTTTTCTT GAGGACGGCATTGATCTGGTCAGTATCATTAAGGCCACTTCTTTTTACCGGCGTGGGCGTCATCAGGATTACATCTCCGACTTCATCCCACCAACCTTCTCTGAATTTAACAAATGTTATGGCGTCAACAG GCTCCTTGAGGTGATCATGGGCCCTGTGTTTCTGTCGACTACAGTAGATGGGAAAGTGGTGAGGGGGCTTGGGGGAATACCATCGGAAGGACCTGTACTACTAGTGGGAAATCATATGCTACTGGCGAGTGACAAAATATCACTCCCAGGTCAATTTGTTCACGAGAGGAACATCAATTTGCGGCCTCTTGTGCATCCGATGATGTTTAGAAGAATGAGAGATGGATTGTTACCTGATGTGTCTGGTTACGACACACTCAGAATGATGGGGTCGGTGCCCATCTCAGCCACCCACCTTCATAATCTCTTGTCTGCAAAATCCCATATTCTGTTGTTTCCAGGAGGCATACGCGAAGCTCTACACCGCAAG GGAGAAGACTACAAGCTGATGTGGCCAGAGAAACCGGAGTTTGTGAGAGCGGCAGCCAAATTTGGAGCCAAAATAGTTCCCTTTTGTGGGGTTGGAGAAGATGATTTCTTGAAA GTAATTGTGGACTACAACGACCAGATAAAAGTTCCGATTGTTAGAGAAGTGCTAAAAAGAGTGACAGCGGAAGGCCCGGAGGTGAG GGGAAGCGTAGAAGGAGAAGAGGGTAACCAAGATTTCCACATGCCAGGAGTGATACCCAAGTGTCCTGGGAGATACTATTACTACTTTGGGAAAGAGATAGAGACGGGAGAGGAAGAATTAAGGGACAGAGAGAAGGCAAAGGAAGTGTACGCCGAGGTGAAGAAGGAGATTGAGAGATGCATAGAGTTTGTGAAGCAGAGAAGGGAGGAAGATCCTTACAGACCTCTCTTGCCTCGTCTCCACTATCACCTGAAGCACGGTCTCCTCACCCCCGTCCCCACTTTTCCCTTTTGA
- the LOC125602321 gene encoding 50S ribosomal protein L13-like — MATQAASFSGNLKKAVAGIKRINLDGLRWRVFDAKGQVLGRLASQISTVLQAKDKPTYCPNRDDGDICIVLNAKDIGITGRKLTDKFYRWHTGYVGHLKERSLKDQMAKDPTEVIRKAVWRMLPTNNLRDDRDRKLRIFEGSEHPFGDKPLEPFVMPPRTVREMRPRARRAMIRAQKKAEQAENGGAEVKKGKKRAPSQV; from the exons ATGGCCACTCAAGCTGCCTCATTCAGTGGCAACCTAAAG AAAGCTGTGGCGGGTATAAAGCGTATCAATCTCGACGGTCTTCGTTGGCGAGTTTTTGATGCCAAAGGCCAG GTTCTGGGTAGACTAGCATCTCAGATATCAACTGTGCTTCAAGCCAAAGATAAGCCTACTTATTGTCCCAACCGCGATGATGGGGATATTTGCATTGTTCTCAATGCTAAGGATATCGGCATCACTGGAAGAAAGCTCACTGACAAGTTCTACCGCTGGCATACTGG GTACGTTGGACACCTGAAAGAACGCAGTCTGAAAGATCAGATGGCCAAAGACCCCACCGAGGTCATCCGCAAGGCTGTCTGGCGCATGCTTCCAACTAACAATTTGCGTGAT GACAGAGATCGGAAGCTGAGGATATTTGAAGGCAGTGAGCATCCTTTTGGGGACAAGCCACTCGAGCCATTCGTGATGCCTCCTCGTACAGTGAGAGAGATGCGACCGCGCGCAAGGCGAGCAATGATCCGTGCCCAGAAGAAGGCAGAGCAGGCAGAAAATGGTGGAGCAGAGGTAAAGAAAGGCAAGAAGAGGGCTCCTTCTCAAGTGTAA
- the LOC125602320 gene encoding glycerophosphodiester phosphodiesterase GDPD1, chloroplastic-like: protein MSLKAIHVTEVPSLDNFHENPSLCASRFSPGGLSSFKIPKFLVVGHRGHGMNMLQSPDPRFSAFKENSILSFNAASKLPLDFIEFDVQVTRDGCPVIFHDDFIYSEDNGVVYEKRVTEVSSSEFMSYGKQRETEKSGKPLLRKTKEGKILKWCVQQDDSLCTLQEAFEKVEPKLGFNIELKLDDNLVYSSDHLSRLLLPILQVVCDYGKDRPIIFSSFHPDAALLARKLQSIYPVFFLTNGGTEMYYDVRRNSLEEAIKVCVEGGLQGIVSEVKGVFRNPAAVNRIKESKLSLMTYGKLNNVAEAVYMQHLMGIEGVIVDHVEEMTEAVREMMKPSNRDAHDTKPKPNFSERELSFLLKLIPELIQH, encoded by the exons atgtctCTGAAAGCAATTCATGTAACGGAAGTGCCTAGCCTCGACAACTTCCATGAGAATCCCTCCCTCTGCGCTTCTCGTTTCTCGCCTGGTGGTCTAAGCTCTTTCAAGATCCCAAAGTTTCTGGTTGTGGGACATAGAGGTCACGGCATGAACATGTTGCAGTCGCCTGATCCAAGGTTCTCTGCCTTCAAGGAAAACTCCATCCTCTCCTTCAATGCCGCTTCAAAACTCCCTCTCGACTTTATCGAATTCGATGTTCag GTCACCAGAGATGGCTGCCCAGTCATTTTCCACGACGACTTCATCTACTCTGAAGATAAC GGAGTGGTCTACGAGAAGAGGGTCACGGAGGTTAGCTCGTCCGAGTTCATGTCCTACGGGAAACAGAGGGAAACAGAGAAGAGCGGGAAGCCATTGCTGAGGAAGACGAAGGAAGGAAAGATCCTCAAGTGGTGCGTCCAACAAGACGACTCTCTCTGTACTCTCCAGGAGGCTTTTGAGAAAGTTGAGCCCAAGCTGGGTTTCAACATCGAGCTCAAGCTTGACGACAACCTTGTCTATTCCTCCGACCACCTCTCCCGTCTTCTCCTCCCGATCTTGCAG GTGGTGTGTGATTATGGAAAAGACAGACCCATCATCTTCTCCAGCTTTCACCCTGATGCTGCCCTCCTCGCCAGGAAGTTGCAGAGCATCTACCCT gtaTTCTTCTTGACAAACGGAGGTACAGAGATGTACTACGACGTGAGAAGGAATTCACTGGAGGAAGCAATCAAAGTATGTGTAGAGGGAGGCCTCCAAGGGATTGTCTCGGAGGTGAAGGGTGTTTTCAGGAACCCAGCTGCCGTCAACAGGATAAAAGAATCCAAACTCTCTCTGATGACATACGGGAAGCTCAACAACGTAGCCGAGGCGGTGTATATGCAGCATTTGATGGGAATAGAAGGAGTCATAGTGGATCATGTGGAAGAGATGACAGAGGCTGTGAGGGAGATGATGAAGCCATCCAATAGAGATGCTCATGATACTAAGCCAAAGCCAAACTTCTCTGAGAGAGAGCTCTCCTTTCTTCTCAAGCTCATTCCTGAGTTGATTCAACACTGA
- the LOC106436513 gene encoding potassium transporter 4, which produces MEYYSGVSPPRNPSQLSWAGNLILAYQSFGVVYGDLCTSPLYVFPNTFIGKLHKQHHDEEAVFGVFSLIFWTLTLIPLLKYLLVLLNAHDNGQGGTFALYSLLCRHAKLSLLPNQQAADEELSTYKSDPSTDTATSSPFKRIFEKHKRLRTVLLLLVLSAAAMVIGNGVLTPAISVLSSMSGLQATEKKSTDGELLLLACVILVGLFAFQHSGTHRVAFMFAPIVIIWLISILFIGFYNIIHWNPKIIYAISPLYIIKFFRVTGQDGWISLGGVLLSVTGTEAMFSNLGHFSSVSIRLAFAFLVYPCLVVQYMGQAAFLSKNLGSIPNSFYSSVPDPVFWPVFVIATLAAIVGSQAVITATFSIIKQCHALGCFPRVKVVHTSKHGHMYIPEINWILMILTLAITIGFRDTTLIGNAYGLACMMVMFITTFLMALVIVVVWGKSCFLAALFLGTLWIIEGAYLSAALMKLPQGGWVSLVLAFIFMTAMYVWHYGSRRKYSFDLHNKVSLKWLLGLGPSLGIVRVPGIGLVYSELATGVPAIFSHFVTNIPAFHKVVVFVCVKSVPVPHVLPEERFLVGRVCPKPYRMYRCIVRYGYKDIQREDGDFENQLIQSIAEFIQMEAGDLQSSASESQSYDGRMAVLSSHKTSLSNSILTVSEVEEYDETGRQSSKSMTLQSLRSVYEEEYQQGGQVRRRRVRFGLTQASRGMEGSVREELMDLIGAKEAGVAYVMGHSYVKARKSSSWLKKQTIDIGYSFLRKNCRGPAVALNIPHISLIEVGMVYYV; this is translated from the exons ATGGAGTATTATTCTGGAGTCTCTCCGCCTAGGAATCCTTCTCAG CTTTCGTGGGCGGGGAATTTGATTTTGGCCTACCAGAGCTTTGGTGTTGTCTACGGTGACCTCTGTACATCTCCTCTCTATGTGTTTCCTAACACATTTATCGGCAAGTTGCATAAGCAGCATCACGACGAGGAAGCCGTATTCGGTGTCTTCTCTTTGATTTTCTGGACCCTCACGCTGATTCCCCTTCTCAAGTACCTTCTTGTATTACTCAATGCCCATGACAATGGACAAG GCGGAACATTTGCTCTCTATTCGCTGCTTTGTAGGCATGCTAAGCTTAGCTTACTTCCTAACCAGCAAGCTGCTGACGAAGAGCTCTCAACTTACAAGTCTGATCCCTCCACTGATACTGCAACTTCCTCCCCCTTTAAAAGAATCTTTGAGAAGCACAAAAGGCTGAGGACTGTGTTGCTGCTTCTTGTACTTTCTGCTGCTGCTATGGTCATAGGAAACGGGGTTTTGACTCCAGCAATATCTG TTCTGTCTTCCATGTCAGGTTTACAAGCTACAGAGAAGAAATCAACTGACG GCGAACTTCTGCTTCTTGCCTGTGTCATACTAGTTGGATTGTTTGCTTTCCAACACTCTGGTACTCACAGGGTGGCTTTTATGTTTGCACCAATTGTGATCATCTGGCTTATTTCAATCCTCTTCATCGGTTTTTACAACATCATACACTGGAATCCGAAGATAATTTATGCAATTTCGCCGCTTTATATCATCAAATTTTTCAGAGTGACTGGTCAAGATGGCTGGATTTCTCTTGGTGGGGTTCTTCTTTCTGTAACAG GTACTGAAGCTATGTTTTCAAATCTTGGCCATTTCAGCTCGGTCTCAATCAGA CTTGCTTTCGCCTTCCTTGTGTACCCATGTCTGGTTGTACAATACATGGGCCAGGCAGCTTTCTTATCAAAGAACCTCGGGTCTATTCCCAACAGTTTTTACAGTTCAGTCCCAG ATCCTGTTTTCTGGCCTGTATTTGTTATTGCTACACTTGCAGCCATCGTTGGCAGTCAGGCTGTGATAACCGCCACATTTTCAATAATCAAACAATGCCATGCTCTTGGATGCTTCCCACGAGTCAAAGTAGTCCATACTTCAAAACATGGACATATGTATATCCCGGAGATCAACTGGATCCTGATGATCCTGACTCTTGCAATAACTATAGGTTTCCGGGACAcaactttgattggaaatgcctACG GACTCGCCTGCATGATGGTAATGTTCATCACAACGTTTCTCATGGCTCTTGTCATAGTCGTGGTGTGGGGGAAGAGTTGTTTTCTGGCGGCTTTGTTCCTAGGAACGCTATGGATAATCGAAGGTGCCTATCTCTCAGCGGCGCTCATGAAACTTCCACAGGGTGGTTGGGTATCTTTGGTGCTCGCTTTCATATTTATGACCGCTATGTATGTGTGGCACTATGGTAGTCGCAGGAAATACAGCTTTGATCTTCATAACAAAGTTTCACTGAAGTGGTTGCTGGGACTAGGACCTAGTCTTGGTATCGTCCGTGTGCCCGGAATAGGACTTGTATACTCAGAACTTGCAACTGGAGTTCCTGCAATTTTCTCACACTTTGTCACCAACATCCCGGCATTCCATAAAGTTGtggtgtttgtttgtgtgaaaTCAGTGCCAGTGCCGCATGTACTTCCTGAAGAACGCTTCCTCGTTGGCCGTGTTTGCCCAAAGCCTTATCGTATGTACAGGTGCATAGTGAGGTATGGGTACAAAGACATTCAACGGGAGGACGGGGACTTTGAGAATCAGTTGATACAGAGCATAGCGGAGTTCATCCAAATGGAAGCAGGGGACCTCCAATCCTCGGCTTCCGAGTCCCAGTCATATGATGGGAGAATGGCCGTGTTAAGTAGCCACAAGACTAGTCTCTCAAACTCAATCCTGACGGTTTCAGAGGTAGAGGAGTATGATGAGACGGGGAGACAAAGCAGTAAATCTATGACCTTGCAGAGTTTGCGATCAGTGTACGAGGAAGAGTATCAGCAGGGGGGGCAAGTGAGGAGAAGGCGTGTGAGGTTCGGGTTAACGCAGGCAAGTCGTGGGATGGAGGGGTCGGTGAGGGAAGAGCTAATGGATCTGATAGGGGCGAAAGAGGCAGGGGTTGCATATGTAATGGGACATTCGTATGTGAAAGCAAGGAAATCATCGTCGTGGCTGAAGAAGCAGACAATTGATATAGGATACTCGTTTCTGAGGAAGAACTGCAGAGGGCCAGCGGTAGCACTCAACATACCTCACATCAGCCTCATTGAAGTTGGCATGGTCTACTATGTTTGA
- the LOC106393657 gene encoding protein SIEVE ELEMENT OCCLUSION B → MKSVTACVVELSELPDRYITLDDPHLSRIISTIPIAVYWTIRSIVACISQINMITAMGHEMMNTQMDSWETSMLANKLKNIHDHLAETLRLCYRHIEKQRSSESLKMLHSLFDTTHIDNMKILTALVHPKNHTTPLQDGSTKRKVHLDVLRRKTVLLLISDLNILEDELSIFEQIYTESRRNLQGIDGKSHMPYEVVWVPIVDPIEDYERYPSLQNKFEALREPMPWYTVDSPKLIERHVVEFMRERWHFMNKPILVVLDPQGNEASLNALHMIWIWGTEAFPFTRAREEELWRRETLTLNLIVDGIDSVIFNWINPENYIFLYGGDDLDWIRRFTMAAKATAKDSNVKLEMAYVGKRNHSHREHIRRISEAVRAENLSHSWAEPALMWFFWTRLESMLYSKIQLGKADDHDEVMQGIKKILSYDKLGGWALLSKGPEIVMITHGAIERTVTVYDRTWKTHVPTKGYTKAMYDHHHDEILRETGKPCSHFDFHITARSGRIPEKMNCFDCHRPMEKYMSFACCHDDKLLDQDENYNF, encoded by the exons ATGAAGAGCGTCACCGCATGTGTAGTGGAACTCAGCGAGTTACCTGATCGCTACATTACACTGGACGATCCTCATCTATCAAGAATCATCTCTACCATCCCAATCGCTGTTTATTGGACCATAAGAAGCATCGTGGCTTGCATTTCTCAGATCAACATGATCACTGCCATGGGACACGA GATGATGAACACTCAAATGGATTCATGGGAAACGTCCATGTTAGCTAACAAGCTCAAGAACATTCATGACCATCTTGCTGAGACCTTGAGGCTTTGCTACCGCCACATAG AGAAGCAGAGGAGCTCAGAATCCTTAAAGATGTTGCATTCTCTATTCGACACCACTCACATTGATAACATGAAGATTCTCACGGCCTTGGTTCATCCCAAAAACCACACCACACCACTGCAAGATGGTTCGACCAAGAGAAAG GTTCACTTGGATGTGTTGAGGAGGAAGACAGTGTTGCTTCTCATCTCGGACCTCAACATATTGGAAGACGAGCTATCGATTTTCGAGCAAATATACACAGAGTCGAGGAGGAACTTGCAGGGAATAGATGGTAAGAGCCATATGCCTTACGAGGTTGTGTGGGTTCCGATAGTGGATCCTATCGAAGATTATGAAAGATATCCGAGTCTGCAGAATAAATTTGAGGCTCTCCGTGAGCCTATGCCATGGTACACAGTGGATAGTCCAAAGCTGATAGAGAGACATGTGGTGGAGTTTATGAGAGAGAGATGGCATTTCATGAACAAGCCAATACTCGTGGTGCTTGACCCACAAGGCAACGAGGCTAGTCTCAACGCGCTTCACATGATCTGGATTTGGGGGACTGAAGCTTTCCCTTTCACTAGAGCTCGTGAGGAAGAGCTCTGGAGGAGGGAGACCCTCACGCTTAACCTCATCGTTGATGGCATCGACTCTGTCATTTTCAATTGG ATAAACCCGGAAAATTACATATTCTTGTACGGAGGAGATGACTTGGACTGGATAAGAAGGTTCACAATGGCGGCCAAAGCAACGGCCAAAGATTCCAACGTGAAGCTGGAGATGGCTTATGTTGGTAAACGTAACCACAGCCACAGGGAACATATCAGGCGGATCAGTGAAGCCGTCAGGGCTGAAAATCTGAGTCATAGCTGGGCCGAGCCTGCATTGATGTGGTTCTTCTGGACTAGGCTCGAGAGCATGCTCTACTCCAAGATTCAACTCGGCAAAGCTGATGATCACGACGAG GTGATGCAAGGAATCAAAAAGATACTAAGCTACGACAAGCTCGGAGGATGGGCACTGCTGAGCAAAGGACCTGAGATAGTGATGATAACTCACGGTGCCATTGAGAGGACTGTGACCGTTTACGACCGAACCTGGAAAACTCACGTTCCCACCAAAGGCTACACCAAGGCAATGTACGACCACCACCACGACGAGATTCTCCGGGAAACCGGGAAACCATGCAGCCACTTTGATTTCCACATCACTGCTCGGAGCGGTCGTATTCCGGAGAAGATGAACTGCTTCGACTGCCACCGTCCCATGGAGAAGTACATGAGCTTCGCATGTTGTCACGATGATAAGCTCCTTGACCAAGACGAGAACTACAACTTCTag
- the LOC106436518 gene encoding UPF0496 protein At3g19330-like, whose product MPHCLSFNQASPGDDPLPHPSSSLDSLPSSSRNNASNPSPTFNLSRELAHAFQTPSYHDIRSLVHVVDPPAHLPIQPDINDRTELLLSQVLQPNNECVQEALSHAKPTTLTHLISTYFQHSESATRLCLNLYQSVHTARHLYTPLFDLFHILPVDSNAIDESLCNLAFDVFLKLDTFENPFSSPESHSFRDTQLCFSQLKHKLDTRLRKSRSRVRLIHHATAGPLCSPYLPHSFKKKELTNISQLNAAAKGTFVLNKDLDTIDRLVSRLHTGIEYDKLFIRLGLERGRDVYSVQEILKQLRKTHLNLTHQLKDLEDHICLWFTNVNKARSLLLQEIHLSRI is encoded by the exons ATGCCGCACTGCCTTTCCTTCAACCAAGCCTCTCCCGGCGACGACCCTCTTCCTCATCCATCATCATCTCTAG ACAGCCTGCCCTCCTCCTCCAGAAACAACGCGTCCAATCCGTCGCCTACCTTTAATCTCAGCCGCGAGCTGGCTCACGCTTTTCAGACCCCATCCTACCACGACATACGTTCACTGGTTCACGTGGTTGACCCCCCTGCTCATCTTCCCATCCAACCCGACATCAATGATCGGACCGAGCTGCTTCTCTCTCAAGTTCTTCAACCAAACAATGAATGCGTCCAAGAAGCTCTTAGCCACGCCAAGCCTACTACACTCACCCATCTCATCTCCACTTACTTTCAACACAGCGAAAGTGCCACGCGCCTTTGCTTGAATCTTTACCAAAGCGTACACACCGCTCGCCACCTCTACACACCCCTCTTTGACCTCTTCCACATCCTCCCCGTTGATTCCAACGCCATTGACGAGTCCCTCTGTAACTTGGCATTCGACGTCTTCCTCAAGCTCGACACTTTTGAAAACCCTTTCTCGTCTCCTGAATCTCACAGCTTCCGAGACACTCAACTATGCTTCTCCCAGCTGAAGCACAAGCTGGACACCCGTCTCCGTAAGTCTAGGTCACGGGTCCGCCTCATCCACCATGCCACAGCTG GTCCCCTGTGCAGTCCTTACCTCCCTCACAGTTTCAAGAAGAAGGAGTTGACTAACATTTCTCAGCTCAATGCTGCTGCCAAGGGTACTTTTGTGCTCAACAAAGATCTCGACACCATTGACCGTCTTGTCTCCCGCCTGCACACGGGAATTGAATACGACAAGCTTTTCATTCGGCTTGGATTGGAGAGGGGGAGGGACGTTTATTCAGTTCAGGAGATTTTGAAACAGCTTCGCAAGACTCACCTTAACCTCACCCATCAACTCAAGGATCTTGAGGATCATATTTGCCTTTGGTTCACCAACGTTAACAAAGCTAGATCGTTGCTCCTTCAAGAGATCCATCTTTCCCGAATATAA